A DNA window from Laspinema palackyanum D2c contains the following coding sequences:
- a CDS encoding EAL domain-containing protein, which yields MLTQSRGGQLEMVPQYSKPPTTSSAISSLRSGSQGMSIAVTLIGLIVLLGWIFNIPLLKSVLPGLVTMKANTAISFILCGLSLWQLGRKKNFQSGDKSPQGKGLGPRNKRGIGILKPVVQIVASILPSLSYLTILIGVLTLLQYILNINFGIDQFFFQETANAVGTSIPGRMAPNTAFNFVLLGFALVLSYQKRYRMAQYLSVIAWTIAFLGLLGYLYGISAFYGLGRSTEMALHTSVGFILLAVGILLAHPDRGPVALLTSDRTLRLLMQPQAIAALVLPPLLGGLILQGTQLNLYDRGVGIALLSVFNTILLAIAIGWNAHTLSIMDARREQAERERYLMAIAAARTEELQKTLIELQQAQIEQKQAEQKYRSIFENAVEGIFQSTLNGRYITANPMLAQIYGYDGPEELIARVNNIESQIYVDPNRRAQFVRLVQKNHAFRNFESQVYRKDGSIIWISENARVIRNAEGKIIGYEGTVEDITQRKQAEERLENSLSLLQATLESTADAILAIDRQGHITSYNQKFIDLLPISPSWLSRGTFKQGLKILLPQLKQPQGCLSQIRKWRESPNLEFWDTLEFKEGRILECYSRPQRVGNCTVGRVFSFRDITDATRAQQHIRYQAFHDSLTDLPNRTLLNECLVEVLEQAKNRDSGVAVMFLDLDRFKTINDTLGHAIGDKLLQEVAARLKAALGDPNIIARWGGDEFTIILPEISSGVCATQIAEEIIQTFKPAFFIENHHLHISTSIGIALYPHDGEDGETLIKHADSALYRAKEKGRNTYEVYTHSFDLLASELLDLENRLHRALEQGEFMLAYQPKVNIKTGEVKGMEALIRWNHPELGLVSPAKFIPIAEETGLIMPIGEWVLKTACRQNQAWIESGLSEIPVAVNLSVRQFQEPDLVQKIAQVLEETGLDPQYLTLEITETAAMLDVDFTRKLLRELEQMGVNIALDDFGTGYSSLSYLKQFPLHTLKIDRSFVKDLTEEPADIAIARAVIALGHGLDLNVVAEGVETQEQLDCLRMLDCEEIQGYFFSRPLSSEDATHLLQRMRLQQEVSI from the coding sequence GCAAATACCGCCATTAGTTTTATTCTGTGCGGTCTTTCTCTTTGGCAATTGGGACGTAAAAAAAATTTCCAATCCGGGGATAAATCACCCCAGGGCAAGGGGCTAGGACCGAGGAATAAGAGGGGGATAGGCATTCTAAAACCTGTGGTTCAAATTGTGGCCTCAATCCTACCCAGTTTATCCTACTTAACCATTCTCATTGGGGTGCTAACCCTCCTCCAATATATCCTAAATATCAATTTTGGCATTGACCAATTCTTCTTTCAAGAAACAGCAAATGCCGTAGGGACTTCCATACCTGGGCGAATGGCTCCTAATACCGCTTTTAATTTTGTATTACTAGGTTTTGCCCTGGTTTTATCCTACCAAAAACGCTATCGGATGGCCCAGTATTTGAGCGTGATCGCTTGGACGATCGCTTTTTTAGGATTACTCGGATATCTGTATGGTATTTCGGCCTTTTATGGGCTCGGACGCAGTACCGAAATGGCATTGCATACGAGTGTAGGGTTTATCTTACTGGCGGTGGGGATTTTGTTAGCTCATCCGGACCGGGGACCCGTTGCCTTATTGACCAGCGATCGCACCCTGCGCCTACTGATGCAACCCCAGGCGATCGCTGCCTTAGTTCTTCCTCCCTTATTGGGGGGATTAATCCTCCAAGGGACACAATTGAATCTCTACGATCGCGGGGTCGGGATTGCCTTGTTAAGTGTATTTAATACCATCCTCTTAGCGATTGCGATCGGGTGGAATGCCCATACCTTGAGCATCATGGATGCTAGACGGGAACAAGCGGAACGAGAAAGATACCTGATGGCGATCGCCGCTGCACGCACCGAAGAACTCCAGAAAACCTTAATTGAACTACAACAGGCTCAAATCGAACAAAAGCAAGCCGAACAAAAATATCGCAGCATCTTTGAAAATGCCGTGGAAGGAATTTTTCAAAGTACCCTCAACGGACGTTACATTACTGCCAATCCCATGTTAGCCCAAATCTATGGCTATGATGGACCGGAAGAACTCATAGCCAGGGTTAATAATATTGAATCTCAGATTTATGTAGACCCAAATCGCCGTGCCCAATTCGTGCGCCTCGTCCAAAAAAATCATGCCTTTCGGAACTTTGAATCTCAGGTTTATCGCAAAGATGGCAGCATCATTTGGATTTCGGAAAATGCACGGGTTATTCGCAACGCGGAGGGCAAAATTATTGGCTACGAAGGCACAGTGGAGGACATCACGCAACGCAAACAAGCCGAAGAACGGCTGGAAAACTCTCTGTCTTTATTGCAGGCAACCCTCGAATCAACAGCGGATGCAATTTTGGCGATCGACCGTCAGGGTCACATCACCAGCTATAACCAAAAATTCATTGATTTATTGCCAATTTCCCCCTCTTGGCTGTCCAGGGGAACCTTTAAGCAAGGTCTAAAAATTTTATTGCCTCAGTTAAAACAGCCCCAAGGCTGCCTTAGTCAAATTAGAAAATGGCGCGAGTCCCCCAATCTGGAATTTTGGGATACTTTGGAATTTAAAGAAGGGAGAATTTTAGAGTGTTATTCTCGCCCGCAGAGGGTGGGGAATTGTACCGTGGGACGAGTTTTTAGCTTTCGGGATATCACCGATGCAACTCGGGCTCAACAGCATATTCGCTATCAAGCCTTTCACGATTCCCTCACGGATTTACCCAACCGAACTTTATTAAATGAGTGCTTGGTGGAAGTCTTGGAACAGGCCAAAAATAGGGACAGTGGGGTAGCGGTGATGTTCCTAGATTTGGATCGGTTTAAGACAATTAACGATACTCTTGGTCATGCGATCGGCGATAAATTATTACAAGAGGTAGCCGCCCGACTAAAAGCCGCCTTGGGAGACCCGAATATCATCGCCCGATGGGGGGGAGATGAATTTACCATCATTCTGCCCGAAATTTCTTCGGGGGTCTGCGCCACTCAGATTGCCGAAGAGATTATCCAAACCTTCAAGCCTGCGTTTTTCATCGAAAATCACCACCTTCATATCAGTACCAGTATTGGCATTGCCCTCTATCCCCATGATGGAGAGGATGGGGAAACGCTCATCAAACACGCTGATTCGGCCCTCTATCGAGCTAAGGAAAAAGGCCGCAATACTTATGAAGTTTATACCCATTCATTCGACCTGCTCGCCAGTGAATTATTAGACTTGGAAAATAGGCTACACCGGGCATTAGAACAGGGTGAATTTATGCTGGCTTATCAGCCCAAGGTGAATATTAAAACCGGAGAAGTTAAGGGAATGGAGGCATTAATCCGCTGGAACCATCCGGAATTGGGCTTAGTTTCTCCCGCAAAATTCATTCCCATCGCCGAAGAAACGGGGTTAATTATGCCCATTGGAGAATGGGTCTTAAAGACAGCTTGCCGTCAAAATCAAGCTTGGATTGAATCCGGTTTATCAGAGATACCTGTAGCAGTGAATCTCTCCGTTCGACAGTTCCAAGAACCGGATTTAGTCCAAAAAATTGCTCAAGTCTTGGAGGAAACGGGGTTAGACCCCCAGTATTTAACCCTAGAAATTACGGAAACTGCCGCCATGCTGGATGTGGACTTTACCCGCAAGTTGTTACGCGAGTTAGAACAGATGGGGGTGAATATTGCTCTGGATGATTTTGGGACTGGATATTCTTCTTTGAGTTATCTGAAACAGTTTCCCCTCCATACGTTAAAAATAGACCGCTCGTTTGTCAAAGACTTGACGGAAGAACCGGCAGATATTGCGATCGCCCGTGCGGTGATTGCCTTGGGACATGGGTTAGATTTAAACGTGGTGGCCGAAGGGGTAGAAACTCAGGAACAATTAGATTGTTTGCGAATGCTAGACTGTGAAGAAATTCAAGGCTATTTCTTCAGTCGTCCCTTATCCTCGGAAGATGCCACTCACCTGTTACAGCGAATGCGCTTACAGCAAGAGGTTTCGATTTAA